The following is a genomic window from Leptotrichia sp. OH3620_COT-345.
GTTCACTCAAGAGTGGGATTGTTAAAAATGGTAGGTAAAAGAAGAAGATTACTGAATTATGTAAAAAATAAAAATGTGGACAACTACAGAGAATTAATTCAAAAATTGGGAATAAGAAAATAATAAATAATATTTTCACGGTAAGAGAGCGTAGGTAATATGCTCTCTTTTGACTAAATAAAGATTTACGGAATTTTCATTAAAAGGACGGACTTTATATGAAGTATAAAATAGGAGAAAATATTGAAGGATGGATTGCAATATTTTTTAGAAAAACATTGTCACTGTTTCCATTAAAATTAAGATACAAATTTTTTGAAAATATGGGGATAATGGCTTTTTATCTGATAAAAAAAAGAAGAGAACTCACGATAGGAAATATAAAAAGGGCTTTTCCCGAAAAAAATGAAAAGGAAATAATGGACATAGCAAAAGAATCTTACAGAACAATGGGAAAGATGATAATGACTTCAATTTATCTTAAAGAAATAACTTCAAACGGGAATACGGTAGTTGAAAATGAGGAACTAATGATAAAAGCATGTGAAAATGAAAAGGCAGTTATAATTGTTTCACTTCATTTTGGGGGATTTGAAGCAGGAAGTGTTATGAAAAATATAAGAGAATTTTATGCAGTTTTCAGAAAGCAGAAAAATAGAAAACTGAATGATTTGATGACAAAATGGAGAAGAGAAGGAGGACTTAATTCAATAGCTTTGAGAGATTCCGAAGCTTTAAATAATGCTTTAAAAAGTAAAACGATAATTGCCCTTGCTTCCGATCATCATGCTGATGATATACCCGTAGAGTATTTCGGACAGAAAACGACGGCAGTATCAGGACCGATTTTGCTGGGACTGAAGTATAAGGTTCCTTTAGTTCTTGCATATTCAGTATTTGAAGAGGAAAAAATTAAAATTATAAATAAAGAAATTATAGAGATAGAAAAAAAAGAAAATTTTAAGGAAACTGTAAAGTACAACATGCAAAAGATATTCTATAAATTTGAGGAAATAATAAGAGAAAATCCCGGACAATATATGTGGCAACATAAAAGATGGAGAAGTTAAATGTAATAGATTAAAAAAACGGTAATTTAATTTTGATATAGGCTTGAATAAGGAAAAAAAGTGTGCTAAAATTAAAGAGCGAAATTTTTGGAGGGAATATGAAAAAATATTTATTTCTACCGATTTTGTTGATTTTTATAAATTGCACTACTGTTAATTTAACTCGTGTTGAAACAGAAAAAATCAACACTGAGGTCACAGATACAATTGAAGAATTAAAAGAAGCTGCAAATTTTAATAAATATGATAAATTAAAAGAATTTTTTTTACCTACATTTAAAAATAATATTATTGTAAACAATATCAAACAATATAATCTTTCGAAATTGACATTTATATTTTCAGAAGTAAAAGTCATTTCAAAAAACAAAGTGAAGGGTATAATGATAGTAAATTATGGCTCGGAGAGTAATTATTATATAGTAACATGGAAAATGACAAATGAAAATGGACGATGGAAAATTTCAAATGTAGATGAGAAAAAATAGGAAAGGAGAAATATGCCATTACTAATAGCAATATTACTGATTGTTATTTTTTCTTTTTTAGCTTTTTTTATAGCCTATTTTTTCGGTAGTTCCGTTTTTAAAAAGAAATACGGGGAACTTAGCGAACTGGAATTGAGAATAGTTGATGCAAAAAGGAGACTGGAATCATCTAAAAAAGAAGTTGAAAGAGAAATAGAATCATTTAAAAAAGAAGAAACTTTAAAAGTTAAGGAAACTTTGCTAAATGAGAAAAAGAAAGCGGACGAGGAAATAAAAAAAATGAAGTCCGAAATACTTTCAAAAGAAGAAAGGCTTTCAAAAAAAGAGGAAGTTCTTGAGACAAAAATTGAAAGACTTGAAGAAAGAGAATTAAAAATTGAGAAGCAGCGTGAAAAAATTTCAAGAAAAGAAACGGAACTGAGTGAATTAATCCAGAAAGAAGAAAAAGAACTTGAAAGGATTTCCGAATTAACAAAAGAAGATGCTTCTAAAATAATTTTAACACGTTTGGAAAATGAGCTTGATCATGATAAAGCCATTTTAATAAGAGATTTTGAGCATAGTCTGGATAGAGAGAAAGACAGAATATCAAAGAGAATAATATCAACGGCAATAGGAAAAGCTTCAGCAGATTATGTGGTAGACTCGACAATATCTGTAATACAATTACCAAGTGAAGAAATGAAAGGTAGAATAATAGGTCGTGAAGGAAGAAATATAAGAGCAATAGAAGCAGCTACCGGAGTGGATCTCATAATAGATGATACACCTGAAGCGGTAGTTCTTTCATCATTTGACGGAGTGAGGAGAGAAGTGGCAAGAATAGCTCTTGAAAAGCTTATCTCCGACGGAAGAATACATCCTACAAAAATAGAGGAAGTGGTCCAGAAAGCTCAGGAAGAAGTTGAAGAAAGTGTTATGGACGCTGCAGAACAGGCAATACTTGAAGTAGGCATTCCTACATTGCCGAGAGAAGTTCTCAAAGTGTTTGGAAGGCTTAAATTTAGAACATCATTTGGACAGAATATACTTCAGCACTCAATAGAAGTTGCGCACATTGCCGCAGCTCTTGCGGCAGAAGTGGGAGCAAATATTGATATAGCGAAAAGAGCGGGATTGTTACATGATATAGGTAAAGCTTTTTCACATGAGCAGGAAGGTTCTCACGCAATAAACGGAGGAGAATTTCTCAGAAAATTTTCTAAAGAAAATGAAACAGTTATAAATGCAGTGGAAGCCCATCATAATGAAGTTGAACAGTTAAGTGTGGAAGCTGTCCTCGTTCAGGCGGCAGACTCCATATCCGCTTCGAGACCGGGAGCAAGAAGGGAGACATTATCAAATTATCTGAAAAGACTTGAGCAGCTTGAAGAAATTGCAAATAGTCATGAAGGAATCGAAAGTTCTTATGCCATACAGGCAGGACGTGAGTTAAGACTGATTGTTCACCCTGATCAGATAAATGATGATAAAGCAATTATACTGTCAAGGGAAGTAGCAAAAGAAATAGAAGAGAAAATGCAATATCCCGGACAGATAAAAGTAACTGTTATAAGAGAAACAAGAGCTGTAGAATATGCGAAATAAATAGAGTGGGAAGTGGACTTCCCACTTTTTGTAAAAATAGTAAGGAGAATGAATGAAATTTTTAATAATAGGAGATGTGGTCGGGGAGCCGGGAAGAAAGATTTTATTTAAATATTTGGAAAAAAGAAAACAAAATTACGATTTTATAGTAGTAAATGGTGAAAATTCCGCAGGAGGATTTGGAATAACAGCGAAGATAGCCGATCAGATTTTTTCCCGTGGAGCCGATGTTATCACATTGGGAAATCACAGTTGGGATAAAAAAGAAATATATACATATATAAATGATGAAAAAAGAATGGTCAGACCTATAAATTATGTAAAGGAAGCTCCCGGTAGGGGATATACCATAATTGAGAAAAAAGATAGGAAAATAGCGGTAATAAATGCTCAAGCAAAGATATTTATGCCTCCCATTGCATGTCCGTTTTTGGCATTAGATGAAATAGTACCTGAAATATTAAAAGAAACTAATATAATAATTTTAGATTTTCATGGAGAAGCAACATCTGAGAAATTGGCAATGGGTTGGAATTTGAACGGGAAGGTATCTCTTGTCTACGGAACGCATACTCATGTACAAACCGCAGATGAAAGGATATTATCGGGAGGAACTGCTTACATAACTGATGTAGGTATGACAGGGGGGCATGACGGAGTCCTTGGAATGAACAGAAAGGAAAGTTTACAGAAATTTAAAGACGGAATGCCTTCGAGATATTCGGTATGTGAGGAAAATATAAAAATAAACGGGCTTGAAGTTGAAATAAATGAAAATACAGGGAAAGCAGAATCTATAAAAAGAATTAATATACATTATGATGAGGTTTAAAATGAAATGGATAAAAGTTAAAACCGATTATTTTTCAGATAATTTAGAAATTGCAAAAGCAAAAGTGATGAATATATTTGAAGAAATCGGTATAAAACAGATTGAAATGACAGATTATTTTTCAGACAGCTCTTTAGATTATAATGTAAATTTTAAAAATGTGAATGATATTTGGAGTATTACAGGCTATATAATAAATAACAGGTTTTCAAATTCAAAGCTGAATATAATTAGAGAGAAATTGGAGGAATATTCAGAAAGCAATGAAGAATTCGGATATGAAATGTATACTTCCGAATGTTCTGATAATGACTGGAAAGATGAATGGAAAAAATATTTTCATACTGTGAAGATAACTCCAAGTATAGTAATAAAACCGAGCTGGGAAAAATACGAACCTGAAAGAGATGAAAAAGTAATAGAAATAGATCCCGGAATGGCTTTCGGAACAGGAACGCATGAAACAACAGCCTTGTGTGTGGAATTTTTAGAAAAATATTCTCAGGACAGGAAAAAATTTCTTGATATAGGATGCGGCTCCGGAATATTAATGCTGATTGCCAAGAGATTCGGTATAGAAAAAGTTTCAGGAATAGATATTGACGATAAAGTTAAAGAAGTCGTATTTGAAAATTTCAGAAGAAATAACATATGTGAGAATTTTGAGGTAGTAATCGGCAATCTTGTAGACAATATAAATGAAAAATACGATATTGTAGTTTCAAATATATTAGTAGATGTTTTGACTGAATTACTTGAAAATATAGAGAATGTTCTTGAAAAAAATTCAATTGTTATTTTTTCGGGTATACTGAAAGAAAAGGAAGAAAAATTTCTTATAAAAACAAAGAAACATAAATTAAAGAAAATTGACAGGAATGAAAAAAATAATTGGGTATCGCTTGTATTTGAATATAAAGGAGAAAAAATATTATGATAATTGCAATTGATGGACCTGCCGGCAGTGGAAAAAGTACTATTTCAAAATTGATAGCTGAAAATCTGGGAATAACTTATCTTGACACGGGAGCGATGTACAGACTTTTTACTTTAAAACTGTTAAAAGAAAAAGTTTTATTGACGGATAAAGATAAAATAAATAAATTTCTTGAAAATCTGGATATTGATATTACAAATGACAGATTTTATCTGGATGGTGAAAATGTCAGTGAAGAAATAAGAAAAACTGATATTTCGGAAAATGTTTCAAAAGTTGCAGCAATTAAAGAAGTAAGAGAAAAAATGGTTGATTTACAGAGAAAGTTTTCCAAATCACAGGATGTTATAATGGATGGAAGAGATATAGGAACTGTAGTTTTTCCAAATGCAGATATAAAAATATTTTTAGTAGCGGATCTTAAAGAAAGGGCTGAAAGAAGATATAAGGAAATTATTGAAAAAGGGCAGAAAGTATCTTTTGATGAAATTTATGAAAATATAGTAAATAGAGATAATCTCGATTCTACAAGGGAAATCACTCCTTTAAGGAAAGCGGAGGATGCAATAGAAATAGATACTACCGGTAAAAGCATTGAAAAAGTTAAAAATGAAATCTTAGAAATATGCAGAAATAGGAATAAACTTTAAAATTGCATAAATAATACAAATTTTAGAGTTGAAATATCTGATTGTTTAGGTTTTTCAGGTACAAAAAGTTTTCAAATGAGTATCTAAGCTAAAAAAAAGCTGGACAAATGTAGAAAATAGTGTATAATATCTATGAAATAAATCACAATATCAAAATAACGGAGGTTAATAATATGTCAAAAAAAGAATTTGTTGAGGCTTATGCAAAAGCTACAGGAGAAACTAAAAAGAGAGCTGAAGAATTAGTAAATGAGTTTTTAGGAACAGTTGAAAAAGCTTTAGTAAAAGGTGAAACTGTGCAGTTTGTCGGATGGGGAACATTTGGAGTTCAAAAAAGAGCTGCAAGAACTGGAAGAAATCCTCAAACAGGAAAAGAAATTAAAATAGCTGCTAAAAAAGTAGTTAAATTTAAAGTCGGAAAAAAATTAGCTGATAAAGTAGCTAAGTAATATATTTAAAAATCGGAAAAACTGTTTTATAACGGATATAAACCATTATAGGACAGTTTTTTTATTTGAAATTTTTGATAAAAAGTTTTTAATTTAAATTATTTCATCTTTTTTGTGAGAGTGGCAATGAGTCCTCATACTCTCGCTATTGTCTACAAAATTTTTCAATACTCAAAAAATACTCATTATACTTAAAAAACGGGAAACTTGTTATGTTCAGACAGTGATTTCTCTGAACAATCATTTTTGTATTTTTTTATTGAAATAATTTGAATGTCGAATTTTTACTTATAATTTAAATATATATTTCTATTGCTGTTACAACTTAACTGTACTTTTCTTTAAAACCGTTTCCTTTTATATTTCAATTTCCCTCAACATTTGAATTTTACCGCATAAAAATAGAAGTATTTTTTTTATTAATATGATATAATTTAAAAAATATAATTTTAAAATTATCGGAGAAAAAAATAATGATATATAATTTATTAAGATTTATTTTATATTTAGTAATATCTGGAGTTTCAATATTTAATAAAAAACTGCGTTTATTTTTTAAAAAAAGGCTATGTCAGAATTTTAAAAATAATCTTTTTGAAGATAGGAAAACAGAAATAATATTAATACATATGTCTTCAGTGGGGGAATTTAATTTATCAAAAGAACTTATTGAAAGATTATTACGAAAAAATGAGAAAATAATAATATCGATTATGACCGATACCGGAAAAGAAGCAGCTGAAAGAATATACGGAAATAATCAAAATGTAAAAGTTATATATTTTCCGTTAGATGACTATATTTTATTGTTAAGAATATTTGAACTGTATAAAATAAAGAAAACGATTATTATAGAAACGGAAATATGGCCGAATTTATATTCAATAGCAGGGAAAAAATCCGAGCTGTATATTGTCAATGGACGGTTGACCGCGAAAAAAATGAAATCATATATGAAAATGAAGAGATTGAGTAAAAAAATTCTTAATAAAGCCTCTAAAATAATGGTTCAAAGTGAAGAAGATAAAGAAAGATATTTAAAACTTGAAGTGGAAAAAAATAAATTGAAGATCTATAAAAATTTAAAGTATTCCATAAAATATGAAACACTGACTGAAGAACGAAAAAATAAATATTTTGAAACAATTATAAGTAAAGATAAGAAAATAATAGTATGTGGGAGTACTCGTTCGGGAGAAGAAAAAATATGGATTGAAGTATTTAAAAGTATAAACAGTGAGAAAGAATATCAATTAATAATAGTACCGAGACATATAGAAAGAATTGATGAAATTATAAATGAGACAGACAATATTTTATATGGGAAGGAAAGCTGTTCACTGTTTTCCGAAAATAAAAAAAGTGATATTGTAATAGTGAATAAAATGGGGATATTAAGAGAACTTTATCAAATTGCCGATTTTGTATTTGTAGGAGGAACTCTTGTAAATATAGGCGGACATTCGATACTTGAGCCTCTTTTTTACGGTAAATTGCCTATAATAGGTTCTTATTATGAAAATATAGAGGAGATAGTAAAAGAAGCTGAAAAAATGGGGTTTGTAAAAATTGTCAATGATAAAGATGAAATAACAGATTATTTAAGAAAGAGTCAAAATATTGATACTTCGGAATTTTTCAGAAAAAACAATGAAATAGATGGAATTTTGGAAGAACTTTATAAGTAAATCAAATTAATTGAAAGGATAAAAAAATTAAAAATGAAAAAAGATGAAATAAAAGAG
Proteins encoded in this region:
- a CDS encoding TIGR00282 family metallophosphoesterase; amino-acid sequence: MKFLIIGDVVGEPGRKILFKYLEKRKQNYDFIVVNGENSAGGFGITAKIADQIFSRGADVITLGNHSWDKKEIYTYINDEKRMVRPINYVKEAPGRGYTIIEKKDRKIAVINAQAKIFMPPIACPFLALDEIVPEILKETNIIILDFHGEATSEKLAMGWNLNGKVSLVYGTHTHVQTADERILSGGTAYITDVGMTGGHDGVLGMNRKESLQKFKDGMPSRYSVCEENIKINGLEVEINENTGKAESIKRINIHYDEV
- a CDS encoding 3-deoxy-D-manno-octulosonic acid transferase; amino-acid sequence: MIYNLLRFILYLVISGVSIFNKKLRLFFKKRLCQNFKNNLFEDRKTEIILIHMSSVGEFNLSKELIERLLRKNEKIIISIMTDTGKEAAERIYGNNQNVKVIYFPLDDYILLLRIFELYKIKKTIIIETEIWPNLYSIAGKKSELYIVNGRLTAKKMKSYMKMKRLSKKILNKASKIMVQSEEDKERYLKLEVEKNKLKIYKNLKYSIKYETLTEERKNKYFETIISKDKKIIVCGSTRSGEEKIWIEVFKSINSEKEYQLIIVPRHIERIDEIINETDNILYGKESCSLFSENKKSDIVIVNKMGILRELYQIADFVFVGGTLVNIGGHSILEPLFYGKLPIIGSYYENIEEIVKEAEKMGFVKIVNDKDEITDYLRKSQNIDTSEFFRKNNEIDGILEELYK
- the rny gene encoding ribonuclease Y; amino-acid sequence: MPLLIAILLIVIFSFLAFFIAYFFGSSVFKKKYGELSELELRIVDAKRRLESSKKEVEREIESFKKEETLKVKETLLNEKKKADEEIKKMKSEILSKEERLSKKEEVLETKIERLEERELKIEKQREKISRKETELSELIQKEEKELERISELTKEDASKIILTRLENELDHDKAILIRDFEHSLDREKDRISKRIISTAIGKASADYVVDSTISVIQLPSEEMKGRIIGREGRNIRAIEAATGVDLIIDDTPEAVVLSSFDGVRREVARIALEKLISDGRIHPTKIEEVVQKAQEEVEESVMDAAEQAILEVGIPTLPREVLKVFGRLKFRTSFGQNILQHSIEVAHIAAALAAEVGANIDIAKRAGLLHDIGKAFSHEQEGSHAINGGEFLRKFSKENETVINAVEAHHNEVEQLSVEAVLVQAADSISASRPGARRETLSNYLKRLEQLEEIANSHEGIESSYAIQAGRELRLIVHPDQINDDKAIILSREVAKEIEEKMQYPGQIKVTVIRETRAVEYAK
- the cmk gene encoding (d)CMP kinase translates to MIIAIDGPAGSGKSTISKLIAENLGITYLDTGAMYRLFTLKLLKEKVLLTDKDKINKFLENLDIDITNDRFYLDGENVSEEIRKTDISENVSKVAAIKEVREKMVDLQRKFSKSQDVIMDGRDIGTVVFPNADIKIFLVADLKERAERRYKEIIEKGQKVSFDEIYENIVNRDNLDSTREITPLRKAEDAIEIDTTGKSIEKVKNEILEICRNRNKL
- the prmA gene encoding 50S ribosomal protein L11 methyltransferase, producing MKWIKVKTDYFSDNLEIAKAKVMNIFEEIGIKQIEMTDYFSDSSLDYNVNFKNVNDIWSITGYIINNRFSNSKLNIIREKLEEYSESNEEFGYEMYTSECSDNDWKDEWKKYFHTVKITPSIVIKPSWEKYEPERDEKVIEIDPGMAFGTGTHETTALCVEFLEKYSQDRKKFLDIGCGSGILMLIAKRFGIEKVSGIDIDDKVKEVVFENFRRNNICENFEVVIGNLVDNINEKYDIVVSNILVDVLTELLENIENVLEKNSIVIFSGILKEKEEKFLIKTKKHKLKKIDRNEKNNWVSLVFEYKGEKIL
- a CDS encoding HU family DNA-binding protein, giving the protein MSKKEFVEAYAKATGETKKRAEELVNEFLGTVEKALVKGETVQFVGWGTFGVQKRAARTGRNPQTGKEIKIAAKKVVKFKVGKKLADKVAK
- a CDS encoding lysophospholipid acyltransferase family protein, with protein sequence MKYKIGENIEGWIAIFFRKTLSLFPLKLRYKFFENMGIMAFYLIKKRRELTIGNIKRAFPEKNEKEIMDIAKESYRTMGKMIMTSIYLKEITSNGNTVVENEELMIKACENEKAVIIVSLHFGGFEAGSVMKNIREFYAVFRKQKNRKLNDLMTKWRREGGLNSIALRDSEALNNALKSKTIIALASDHHADDIPVEYFGQKTTAVSGPILLGLKYKVPLVLAYSVFEEEKIKIINKEIIEIEKKENFKETVKYNMQKIFYKFEEIIRENPGQYMWQHKRWRS